DNA sequence from the Rhizobium lusitanum genome:
GCCCTTCAATTGTGATCTGATGTTCTTCAGCTAGACTTCAGCTTATGGTGGTAGACCATTGTAGTGCGGACGAGCTCGCCGCCCCCTAAATAGCTCGTTCTCACCCAGGCCAGTGCTTTGGCCTCCCGGCTCTGCCTTTCCTCGAAGGGCAGAGCCGATTCCTTGAGGCCACCTTACTCTGCTTGCCAACGGTGACGGAGGCAGTCGGCGCGGTTCAGCCTATTGCAAAAGCAGGCCGTAAGCGATTTTCCGGATCACTTTGATGGATTATGGCGTGGCTTTCTCCTCACTTGAATGAACAGCAGACAAGGAAGAAGCCCAAGCAGGGCAAAATAGGCGACCAGAACCATCAAATCGAGAGTATCGTCACCCGCAGGCTCGCCTAAAGCAAGCGCATCCGTGACAAATGCCAAGCCCAATAGCAAAGCAGGGATGGCGAGGACAATCGCGATGATCTTCAGAAGCCGGTACGCCGGAAATACAAGCAGGAGCCCGACAATGCCACAGGCAAGGGCCAAGGCTGGAAGCCCAAAAAGTACGGCGTAAATACCATCCAAATTTAATCTGATATCAGACATTCCAGCTCCGCTATCAGGTCCAACTCGAAAAACTGTCGCCCCCACCTCAATGAAAACATCTTGCCCCTTGTCTGCATAGCTTGGTGCGCTGGTGTAGCTGCCCCAAATGCTCGAACAACATGCGTAGTATTCTACCCGATCCGTCATGGACGTATAAGAATGCTGGGCTCAAGAATGCAGCCGCGAATCGATATCACGATCAATAGGAACGCAATTGCCGCTGCGATTGTCACCGCAACGCTAGAAAGAATAGCGCCCGCAATAACGCTCGGGCTACGATAGCCCGGTATAACAGCCAACGCCATAATGAGCGTGCACGCTGTTGGGGCGAGAAAAATCCAAGGCTTATATTGAAAATTTCCAATCCCCTCCAAAAGGACAAAAACGGAAGGGAGAAAAGCCTGCGTCATTAAAGTCAACGGCATAACCAGCAGCCATATGATCAGCGCTAGGAATACTCCGTCTCTAAATGTCTTTGTGCGGGGTATGGGTGGATTGCGCATATTGCCTTACGTTTACCTTGGTTTCCTCTAGCCGCGCATTATCCTTCAAAGGGGCCGTTCGCAGTGTAGGGTTTGCGGGAGGCGCGTCAAATACTTACCCGCTTGATCCTGCGTAACCGATAAGCATCAGGAATGGTATAAGGAGAGCCAATTGAATGGCACGTTTGGTTGATCTTAGAGGAGCCAGCCAGGCATTGTATTGGCGATTTTGCTTCAGTTTCTCTGGGTCATCAAGTGTCACCAAGAGCTCGGGATAGGCCCAAGCCGATAAGTCTGCCCCTTCATAGTTCCCACGACTTTCTACCTGGTACTGCTGTCCGGAGAGTTTTGCGCTCCATGTCATGTAAAGAGGCGGATCAATATCTCCGACCATATTTCCATTGGACGGGGAAAAACCATAGATGCTGAGCTGCGCTCGTGCCTGCTCACTCAAAATGGTTTTGGTTTCGGATAGACGCGCGTCATACCCTCCGTACATCACCTCAACGGTAACCGTTGCCGCACCTTCTTTCGTGATATCGACCGGGCTGACAATAAATCGGCTTGTGTTGCCCAGCGCGGAGCCAGCATCATGTGCGGCGTCCTGCAGGCTGAAGGCGTCGTTAAGATGATTGGCGGGCAACGTAAATTCGTAATCGTGTTGGGTCGTCCTAAACAACAATCGGTCACCCTGTGCATGCAGCCTGATTGTTGAAAGATGTTCGCTTGTCTGCTCAGGACTTTCCGGAAAGGCCGTTTCATCCGGAACAAGCAAAGAGGCCAGGACAAAAACCAGACCTGCAACTGCGACTATCCAAATGCATGATTTCAGCATGACACCATTCAAACGAAGGACCCCGGAGCGCTATCGAACCTCGCCGGTCAAAACCAGTACTGTTGCTATCACGATGAAGCCGTTGCCACCATCAGATTGAATTCCGCGATGCGCTTATAATAGGCGGCAAATGGGCCAAACGATCACTTTCGTATGGAATATCCGCCTATCAGCGCTCCCAGCCCCAGCACAGCAAAAAGTGCGCTACCATATGCCAAGTACGCAATTACGAATTCAGAGACGGGATGGGAGCCATAAGGTCCGCCTGAAACGGCGGCCACCATGAGCACAACCTCCAGCAACCACCAGAGCCCCATAATAGTTGCCACAGCCAAGCATATCCATCCGCCGCTTATCATTTCCAAAACTCCTTCTGGTCATTTGACTGGAGCCGAACTGGCATTGTCGCGTTGTAATCAAATGTCAGAATATGGCATTGGTCGTTGTTGGCGGTTGGCACGAGATACAACGGCCAAAAATCTCATAATTCCCGCAATTATGAGATTCGATCAACGATGGTGGGAAAACAATCTCAGCGATGAATTTGCAGATCGATCTCAGTTTAAGTACAGGGCGCCACACTCTCGTGAGGAGACGCATCCTTCTGGACATCTTCATTGGTCTTCTGATGTACGCAATGCCAACTTTGGCATTCGCAAATCCATCGTTCGAAGCTGAAACCAAGGTCATTGCCGCGGCCAGAGCCGATGGAACACTTATCGGGTTCGCCGTGACCTGCAACGTTCTCAAATCGGATGTCTCAAGCCTTGCGACAAAACTGGAAGCCGCCTCGCTGGAATTAGCCAGGAGCAATTCCGTGACTATCAATCTAGCAGAGTACAGGGAATTCGCTGCTGAAGGTATCGACAGCACAAGACTATTTGCTAGCCAGGTTGCGCCGGGTTCTGAGGCGTTTGAGAGAAACTGCTGGGAAATCCGAGAAAAGGTGCGAGGTATCGTTGGAAAATAAGCGGTCCAAGCACCATGAAGAGGGCAAGCTACTCCACCCTGCTGCCCTCCTCGCCGATCAACACAAACACAACACAGCCTTCGATGAGATCGAGAGGGTTTCGATTTGAATGCTCATGTCCAGCGCCGCACTATTACCATTTTGGGGCTCTGGGCAGGTCTCATGGGACATGCTGAGCAAGCTCAAGCACAGTTCGCGGCGAGCGGCGATAGCGATCTACCCATCTTCCTCGTGTTTGGACCATGGATCATTCTTCTCATCGTGCTGTTCGGAGCGCGGTGGTTGCGTCCTGCCAGGCGACAGCGATTTTACACAGCGGTGCGGCGTGCCTTGGCCGTCTATCTGTTCATCGAAATTGTTCCGATTATCGTGTGTCTTCTCTTGGTAGCAATATTCGACGTTGGACAATCGGCAGGCCTAGGCTTCTGGGTTGTGTCAATGATGGGTGCAATCTTTTCCGGACTTGTGCTTTTGGTATTTATATCACTGGCGCTGACCCTGGACTGGGTTGTTTATCTTTTGCGCAAGGAGACAGAGAGAGCCAGGTGACCGGCGCAGCCATCTGGAACGTCATCTGCATAGCACCTCACATAACCACTAAGGCCCCACGAAGGATTGAAATGAAATACTACAACAGGATTAGCCTCATGCTTAGCGGCCTCGTATTGCTGGCTTGGCTTTACTTCTGTTTGAGTTACTCGCCTCGGCTTGGTGGTGATGGGATGGGGCCGGATCCGCTTGGTCTTATGTTGATCGTCTCTGCCTGGTTGGTGGGAGCCGTCATGCTGCATTCAAGCATCCTGTCTATGGTATTGGCAGCTTCGAAAGGACCGACCGTGCTCAGGCGAGAATACAGAGACTGTGCTTGGGTCAACGTTGTATTGTGGTTACCCTTTCTGTTCCTCGTGCACGCGATGGCTGGTTGAATGCTCCTTGGTAAGCCTGTTCGAACGAATTTCATTTCGTGATTTTGTACGTCTCCTCACACGTCTCTTTCTGGAATTAGCATGCGAAAAATCCTTATCTTGTTGAGTTCCCTTGCAGTGCTAGGGTTTTCTGGTCACGCCTGGGCCGATCAAGGCTATGACGCTTATATGAAAAAGGATTATGCCAAAGCCCTGAAATATTGGAGGCCGCAGGCAGAACGGGGTGACGCATATTCGCAGTTCAGCATTGGTGTTTTGTACAGCAATGGCGAGGGGGTCACCCAAGATAATGCAAAGGCAATTTACTGGTATCGCAAGGCTGCGGAAAATGGCGAGATCGAGGCCCAGCTTGTCCTCGGCGATATTTATCGGGACGGGAACGGCGTCAAGCAGGACAAGAAGGAAGCTGCGAGATGGTATCGTGCGGCGGCCAATCTTGGACATGCCGGCGCGAAGTACCAGCTCAACCAGTTGAGTTCTGATCCTTGCATTCAACTGAGCCCGAACGACAATTACGTCAAAGGTTTTAAATCTACCATTTTCGCAAACACCGTTTCGCAACAAGATGTGGCTAAGGCAAAAGCCATGCTGGCCTGTGGTGCTTCCATCGATGTGGTCGATGGCGATGGCTACTATCCAATCCACC
Encoded proteins:
- a CDS encoding ankyrin repeat domain-containing protein; this translates as MRKILILLSSLAVLGFSGHAWADQGYDAYMKKDYAKALKYWRPQAERGDAYSQFSIGVLYSNGEGVTQDNAKAIYWYRKAAENGEIEAQLVLGDIYRDGNGVKQDKKEAARWYRAAANLGHAGAKYQLNQLSSDPCIQLSPNDNYVKGFKSTIFANTVSQQDVAKAKAMLACGASIDVVDGDGYYPIHLAATGSTPDMIKLLLASGAKVNERSAKTGESPLHLAVMYNKDPDVIRTLLEHGADRNQTDNAGKTPIQSTDDPAIIELLK